From one Lycium ferocissimum isolate CSIRO_LF1 chromosome 7, AGI_CSIRO_Lferr_CH_V1, whole genome shotgun sequence genomic stretch:
- the LOC132063734 gene encoding protein TILLER ANGLE CONTROL 1-like, producing MKIFSWVQRKLNQKDGLFDRNVKKDEVKINNANIGDTQVLLQDASMAHLLDSWKGGILTIGTLGFDQLIKDQSCDLDDDFIDEECEITINDHEEDQEELNPLMYANGHEQSHEAPKANVIMGIDGNTLARRLTDDDDESNNGSKKERITLADLFSADFSDKKKVHLPDLNVTNKKTSKPQMKLGVSFAKKFIPRVREDSRPILKLQQLMTRALKRKVHPDMESKNHKNSRVIGAAAANMLELSHVTSESISLLEIQETTA from the exons ATGAAG ATCTTCAGTTGGGTTCAGCGTAAACTTAATCAGAAAG ATGGATTATTTGATCGGAATGTGAAGAAAGATGAGGTGAAAATTAACAATGCGAATATTGGGGACACACAAGTTCTCCTTCAAGATGCCTCTATGGCACATTTGTTGGATAGCTGGAAAGGAGGAATTCTCACAATCGGTACATTAGGATTCGACCAGCTAATAAAAGATCAAAGTTGTGACCTAGACGACGATTTTATTGATGAAGAATGTGAAATTACAATTAATGATCATGAGGAAGATCAAGAAGAGCTAAACCCCTTGATGTATGCAAATGGACATGAACAAAGTCATGAGGCACCAAAAGCaaatgtgattatgggcattgATGGAAACACACTTGCTAGAAGATTaactgatgatgatgatgagtcaaACAACGGCAGCAAGAAGGAAAGGATCACATTGGCAGATTTGTTCTCAGCTGATTTTTCTGATAAGAAGAAAGTCCACCTTCCGGATTTGAACGTGACTAATAAGAAAACGTCGAAACCCCAAATGAAACTTGGAGTTTCTTTTGCTAAGAAGTTTATTCCGCGAGTCCGGGAGGATTCTCGTCCCATCCTCAAACTACAACAA TTGATGACTAGGGCGTTGAAAAGGAAGGTTCATCCAGACATGGAAAGCAAGAATCATAAGAACAGTCGGGTGATTGGAGCAGCTGCTGCCAATATGCTCGAGCTTTCCCATGTCACCTCCGAATCTATTTCGCTACTGGAAATACAAG AAACCACTGCCTAA